The proteins below are encoded in one region of Aequorivita iocasae:
- a CDS encoding NAD(P)/FAD-dependent oxidoreductase → MNIPETDVPRIVVIGGGFAGISFIKKLQKEKIQIVLFDRHNYHTFQPLLYQVSTAGLEPDSIAYPLRKIFRENADFHFRMAEVENIDTEKNTIHTSIGSLQYDYLVIATGTRTNFFGNENIAANSMPMKTVPQALNIRSLMLQNIEKADITTDERERKRLLNFVIAGAGPTGVELAGALAEFRKGILENDYPELEEEEMKVHLIEGLDRVLPPMSEQASEKAQKFLEKLGVQIHLKTFISDYDGKTVTTKDGKKFETATFIWAAGVTGAPIKGINGDALIEKANRYKVDEFNKINGFENIYALGDIALMETEEYPKGHPQVAQPAIQQGKQLGKNFRKMLRDEQMEPFEYFDKGTMATVGRNKAVVDLGKLHFGGAIAWFLWMFVHLWFLVGFRNRVVTFFNWTYSYINYDRAARLIIRPFKKN, encoded by the coding sequence ATGAATATTCCCGAAACCGATGTGCCCCGAATAGTCGTAATAGGCGGCGGATTTGCGGGTATTTCCTTCATAAAAAAACTTCAAAAAGAAAAAATACAGATTGTACTTTTTGATAGGCACAACTACCATACTTTTCAACCGTTGCTATACCAAGTTTCCACGGCAGGTTTGGAACCAGATTCTATAGCATATCCACTTCGGAAGATTTTTAGGGAAAACGCCGATTTTCACTTTAGAATGGCTGAGGTTGAGAATATAGACACTGAAAAAAATACAATCCACACTTCTATTGGCAGCTTGCAATATGATTATCTTGTTATTGCCACGGGCACCCGCACCAATTTCTTCGGAAATGAGAATATCGCAGCAAACAGTATGCCCATGAAAACAGTACCTCAAGCCCTAAACATTCGCAGCTTGATGCTTCAGAATATTGAAAAAGCAGATATAACTACTGATGAAAGGGAAAGAAAGCGCCTGCTGAATTTTGTGATTGCAGGCGCAGGGCCTACTGGCGTAGAGCTTGCGGGAGCTTTGGCTGAATTTAGAAAAGGAATTCTTGAAAACGATTATCCCGAGCTGGAAGAAGAAGAAATGAAGGTCCATCTAATTGAAGGATTGGACCGGGTACTACCGCCAATGAGTGAACAAGCTTCGGAAAAGGCACAAAAATTTCTGGAAAAACTTGGGGTTCAGATTCATTTGAAAACTTTTATAAGCGATTATGACGGTAAAACGGTTACCACAAAAGATGGAAAAAAATTTGAAACCGCAACGTTTATTTGGGCTGCCGGAGTTACCGGAGCACCTATAAAAGGAATAAATGGCGATGCTTTAATAGAAAAAGCCAATCGATATAAAGTGGATGAATTCAATAAAATAAATGGTTTTGAAAATATTTATGCACTGGGCGACATCGCACTAATGGAAACCGAGGAATACCCCAAAGGACATCCACAGGTTGCACAACCTGCAATTCAACAAGGAAAACAACTGGGGAAAAATTTCAGAAAAATGCTAAGAGATGAACAAATGGAGCCTTTTGAATATTTTGATAAAGGTACCATGGCCACAGTAGGTAGAAATAAAGCAGTAGTAGATTTGGGCAAGCTGCACTTTGGTGGTGCTATTGCCTGGTTTTTATGGATGTTTGTTCACCTATGGTTTTTGGTGGGTTTTAGAAATAGGGTAGTAACGTTTTTTAATTGGACATATAGTTATATTAACTATGACCGTGCTGCGCGGCTGATTATCCGTCCATTTAAAAAAAATTAA
- a CDS encoding adenylate/guanylate cyclase domain-containing protein, whose translation MAIKPNFERYTTRQLWFYARRAFWILIAWVIISSVMFFYEFITLKSNGVLSSSYDFYSAVMANLIVAISAGLIGGIVTVNLMERWLRRVVFWKALLYLIIAYTVTAFLVGAIGALYITSEDLGVPFYTSEVLQQTVSFFGTWLFIKNYIIWLFIVLVTLIVLMVNDKYGPGVFPDYLIGRYFRPKHERRIFMFADIKNATGIAENLGEEKYFNFLKDFFRHIAPAIVQTHGEVYQYVGDEVVVSWKMKWGLKRGNTIQCYYSMKKIIKYKAPKYLKKYGVVPEFKVGLHYGTVMVGEIGQIKRDIAFSGDVLNTTSRIQAMCKELDVEILASKPFADIAYKLPKGVTKKEMGKEKLRGKSEEIALVTYEKL comes from the coding sequence ATGGCAATAAAACCAAATTTTGAGAGATACACCACACGACAATTGTGGTTTTATGCCCGACGCGCCTTTTGGATATTAATAGCTTGGGTCATCATTTCAAGTGTCATGTTTTTTTATGAATTTATCACCCTAAAGAGCAACGGTGTATTGAGTTCGAGCTACGATTTTTATTCAGCAGTAATGGCAAACCTAATTGTTGCTATTTCAGCTGGTCTCATAGGTGGCATTGTAACCGTAAATTTAATGGAGCGCTGGCTTAGGCGTGTGGTTTTTTGGAAAGCCCTTCTTTATTTAATAATCGCTTACACCGTCACCGCTTTTTTGGTAGGTGCCATTGGAGCATTGTATATAACAAGTGAAGACTTGGGAGTTCCTTTTTATACTTCGGAAGTGCTTCAGCAAACAGTTTCTTTTTTTGGCACTTGGCTTTTCATTAAGAATTATATCATTTGGCTTTTCATCGTTTTGGTAACGCTTATTGTTTTAATGGTGAATGATAAGTATGGACCGGGGGTTTTTCCGGATTATTTAATAGGAAGATATTTTCGCCCAAAGCACGAAAGGCGTATTTTCATGTTTGCCGATATTAAAAATGCTACAGGAATCGCCGAAAATTTGGGTGAAGAGAAATACTTTAATTTTTTGAAAGATTTTTTTAGGCATATTGCCCCTGCCATAGTACAAACTCATGGTGAAGTTTATCAATACGTGGGTGACGAAGTGGTTGTGTCCTGGAAAATGAAATGGGGCCTAAAACGCGGAAATACTATACAATGCTACTATAGCATGAAAAAAATAATTAAATATAAAGCCCCAAAATATTTAAAAAAATACGGTGTCGTTCCCGAATTCAAAGTCGGTCTTCACTACGGCACGGTAATGGTTGGTGAAATTGGGCAGATAAAACGTGACATTGCATTTTCTGGAGATGTGTTAAACACTACTTCACGTATTCAGGCCATGTGCAAAGAACTGGACGTAGAAATTTTGGCTTCAAAACCATTTGCCGATATTGCCTATAAATTACCTAAAGGCGTTACCAAAAAAGAAATGGGGAAAGAAAAGCTACGCGGTAAAAGTGAGGAGATTGCATTGGTCACCTATGAAAAATTATAA
- a CDS encoding YdeI/OmpD-associated family protein, which produces MDDSTKVDAFFKNQTKWKQELQKLREIILQTELKEEIKWGKPTYTLDGKMVVGMADFKNHLALWFHQGVFLKDKHQKLINAQEGVTKALRQWRFEENDKIEPEIVLEYIEEAIANCKAGKELKPVRKKSISIPSLLEDAFNKDASLKNHFQKLTPGKQREYAEYIGQAKREATQKSRLEKCIPMIKNGVGLHDKYKNC; this is translated from the coding sequence ATGGACGATTCAACAAAAGTGGATGCCTTCTTTAAAAATCAAACCAAGTGGAAGCAAGAGCTGCAGAAACTCCGCGAAATTATATTGCAAACCGAATTAAAGGAAGAAATAAAATGGGGGAAACCCACCTACACTTTAGACGGAAAAATGGTAGTGGGAATGGCCGATTTCAAAAATCATCTGGCCCTCTGGTTTCACCAGGGTGTTTTTTTGAAAGACAAACACCAAAAACTTATCAATGCGCAAGAAGGTGTTACCAAAGCATTGCGCCAATGGCGCTTTGAAGAGAATGATAAAATTGAACCAGAAATTGTTTTGGAATATATAGAAGAAGCCATTGCCAACTGCAAAGCTGGAAAGGAATTGAAACCCGTGAGAAAAAAAAGTATTTCAATCCCCTCTTTACTTGAAGATGCTTTCAACAAAGATGCTTCATTGAAAAATCATTTTCAAAAACTCACTCCCGGTAAACAGCGCGAATATGCTGAATATATTGGGCAAGCAAAGCGTGAAGCTACCCAAAAGAGTAGATTGGAAAAGTGCATTCCTATGATAAAAAATGGCGTTGGTCTTCATGATAAATACAAAAACTGCTAA
- a CDS encoding DUF2975 domain-containing protein, producing the protein MKTNIIMKVMNIIFWIIFIGLCIKTGALLVSLFVTLFINSNGAADTYMGLDLLNVYNFNVEYYLGIASFLIALSALKTYLAYLVIKLFMKFDINYPFNQKTASAIINMSYYALSIGVVAIIAENYGSRIMKQGLILQIDWGAEPFLFFAGVIYIIALVFKRGVEIQNENELTI; encoded by the coding sequence ATGAAAACAAATATTATAATGAAAGTGATGAATATTATATTCTGGATAATATTCATTGGTTTATGCATAAAAACAGGAGCTTTGCTCGTCTCTCTTTTTGTGACCCTTTTTATAAATTCAAATGGTGCAGCGGATACTTATATGGGGCTGGATTTGCTAAATGTTTACAATTTTAACGTGGAATATTATCTTGGCATAGCCAGTTTTTTGATAGCGTTGTCGGCTTTGAAAACTTATCTTGCTTATTTAGTGATAAAACTTTTTATGAAATTTGATATAAATTATCCCTTTAACCAAAAAACAGCCTCGGCAATAATAAATATGAGCTATTACGCGCTCAGTATTGGCGTAGTTGCTATAATAGCTGAAAACTACGGCAGTCGTATTATGAAACAAGGGTTAATTTTACAAATTGATTGGGGGGCAGAACCGTTTTTGTTTTTTGCGGGTGTCATTTACATCATCGCATTGGTCTTTAAAAGAGGAGTAGAAATACAAAACGAAAATGAACTAACAATCTAA
- a CDS encoding helix-turn-helix domain-containing protein, translating into MPIVVNLDVMMAKRKMSLNELSEKVGLTLSNLSILKTGKAKAVRFSTLEAICEVLECQPGDILEFVE; encoded by the coding sequence ATGCCAATAGTTGTAAACTTGGACGTAATGATGGCCAAGCGAAAAATGTCATTAAACGAACTTTCTGAAAAAGTTGGGCTCACGCTTTCTAACCTTTCCATCTTAAAAACCGGAAAAGCAAAGGCGGTACGCTTTAGCACTCTGGAAGCTATTTGCGAAGTTTTGGAATGTCAGCCTGGAGATATTTTAGAATTTGTGGAATGA
- a CDS encoding TonB-dependent receptor, whose product MKISVITFLLVIFPSFLLAQTTISGTVMDNKGVPVFGANVYLEGTYDGSTSDESGKFSFETSETGTQTLTISYVSFEPTKIIDDVSTMKHLKITLREDVNSLETVTISAGSFSAGDNSKISVLKPLDIVTTASALGDFVGALQTLPGTTTVAEDGRLFVRGGDAGETQIFIDGIRVFTPYSPTANNVPTRGRFSPFLFDGITFSTGGYSAEYGQALSSVLLLNTIDEPSQEKTDIAIMSVGGGLGHTEKWEKSSLSVNASYINLGPYIAILPDRNDWQKPFETASGEAVFRQKIGDGLLKIYGAFDTSDFELTQEDINQPEGTRFKLNNQNFYTNASYSEMLNKGWTIFGGGSYTYGKTKVGIDEANIKDTENSAHLKLKLKKRFSNRFKLNFGVEQFLTDFNEDYDDPNVDAKLGFNNNISAAFTEADIIFSRKLALKLGVRGEYSELFKEFTVSPRISFAYKTGKSSQLSLAYGDFFQQPDSEVLKFTNNLEAQHTQHYIMNYQYSANNRIFRAEVYRKQYTNLVTYNDEFPDINTTFKNNGDGFAQGLDLFWRDNETLKNIDYWVSYSYLDTQRKYKNYPFEATPSFANTHNLSVVAKYWINDWKSQIGFSYQYGSGRTYTDLNEPGFLQKKTKGYNSLSLNWAYLISQQKILYASINNVFAFKNVNGYQYAKTPDINGNFARRELLPAADQFFFVGFFWTISDDGKDNQLDNL is encoded by the coding sequence ATGAAGATTTCAGTTATCACTTTTTTACTAGTTATTTTTCCAAGCTTTCTATTGGCGCAAACCACCATTTCAGGAACGGTTATGGACAATAAGGGAGTTCCAGTTTTTGGAGCCAATGTTTATTTGGAAGGCACTTACGATGGAAGTACTTCAGATGAAAGCGGAAAATTTTCATTTGAAACTTCCGAAACCGGAACACAAACCTTGACTATTTCTTATGTTTCTTTTGAGCCCACAAAAATCATTGATGATGTTTCAACGATGAAGCACCTCAAAATAACGCTTCGCGAAGACGTTAATTCACTGGAAACTGTAACTATTTCCGCCGGATCTTTTTCCGCAGGTGATAACAGCAAAATCTCCGTTTTAAAACCTTTGGACATTGTTACAACCGCAAGTGCTTTGGGCGATTTTGTGGGGGCGCTACAAACCCTTCCCGGAACCACGACTGTCGCTGAGGACGGTCGCCTCTTTGTACGCGGGGGTGATGCTGGTGAAACCCAGATTTTTATCGACGGCATTCGTGTGTTTACGCCCTATTCACCTACTGCAAACAATGTTCCTACACGCGGGCGTTTCAGTCCTTTTCTGTTTGATGGAATTACCTTTTCCACGGGCGGTTATTCTGCCGAATATGGGCAGGCACTGTCTTCCGTTTTATTATTAAATACAATTGATGAACCTTCGCAAGAAAAGACTGATATCGCCATTATGAGCGTAGGTGGTGGTCTTGGCCATACTGAAAAGTGGGAAAAGAGCTCGTTGAGTGTTAATGCTTCTTATATAAATTTAGGACCCTACATAGCAATTTTGCCAGACAGGAATGATTGGCAAAAACCTTTTGAAACAGCTTCGGGAGAAGCGGTTTTTCGGCAAAAGATAGGCGATGGTCTCTTAAAAATTTATGGAGCTTTTGATACTTCGGATTTTGAACTTACCCAAGAAGACATAAACCAGCCCGAAGGAACACGCTTTAAGCTAAACAACCAAAACTTTTACACCAACGCAAGTTACAGTGAAATGCTAAATAAAGGTTGGACCATTTTTGGTGGTGGAAGTTACACTTACGGAAAAACTAAAGTTGGAATTGATGAAGCAAATATAAAAGATACTGAGAATTCAGCACATCTTAAACTGAAGTTGAAAAAACGTTTTAGCAATCGGTTTAAATTAAATTTTGGAGTTGAACAATTTTTGACCGACTTCAATGAAGATTATGACGACCCCAATGTTGATGCAAAGTTAGGTTTCAACAATAATATTTCCGCAGCATTTACAGAGGCCGATATTATTTTTTCACGGAAACTTGCCTTAAAACTGGGCGTTCGTGGGGAGTACAGTGAATTATTTAAAGAGTTTACGGTTTCACCCAGAATTTCTTTTGCGTACAAAACTGGAAAGAGCAGCCAGCTTTCTTTGGCCTATGGCGATTTCTTTCAGCAACCGGATAGTGAAGTGCTCAAATTCACAAACAATCTGGAAGCCCAGCATACCCAACATTATATTATGAACTATCAATACTCAGCCAATAATAGGATTTTTCGTGCTGAAGTCTATAGAAAGCAATACACCAATCTTGTAACTTATAATGATGAATTTCCAGACATAAATACAACATTTAAAAACAATGGCGATGGCTTTGCGCAAGGACTTGATTTGTTTTGGCGCGACAATGAAACACTTAAAAATATAGATTACTGGGTAAGCTATTCCTACTTGGATACCCAACGGAAATATAAGAATTATCCTTTTGAGGCCACTCCGAGTTTTGCAAATACGCACAACCTTTCCGTGGTTGCGAAATACTGGATAAATGATTGGAAAAGCCAGATAGGTTTCAGCTATCAATACGGTAGCGGCAGAACTTACACCGATTTGAACGAGCCTGGATTTCTTCAGAAAAAAACCAAGGGATATAACAGTTTAAGTTTGAATTGGGCGTATTTAATTTCACAACAAAAAATTCTCTATGCTTCAATAAACAATGTTTTTGCTTTTAAAAACGTGAATGGGTATCAATATGCCAAAACTCCCGATATAAATGGAAACTTTGCCCGCCGAGAGTTACTTCCCGCTGCAGATCAGTTCTTTTTTGTGGGCTTTTTCTGGACCATTAGCGATGACGGCAAGGACAACCAGCTAGATAATCTATAG